In Aerococcus loyolae, a genomic segment contains:
- the topA gene encoding type I DNA topoisomerase, translating into MATKRKKTPKKDLVIVESPTKAKTIEKYLGRKYKVVASKGHLRDLPKSKMGIDIENNYDPHYITIRGKGDTIKDLKKEAKKANNIYLASDPDREGEAIAWHLAHILKLDPEEDIRVTYNEITKDTVKEAINNPRAIDKDLVDAQQARRILDRLVGYNLSPILWAKVKKGLSAGRVQSVALKMVVDREEEIRNFVPEEYWSIEGVFQKGKETFKANASKFKGKKIDLKNEDDVKALMANISSDQFEVQNLTKKQRKRNPQKPFTTSSLQQEASKRLRFRTRKTMMVAQQLYEGIKLGSEGTVGLITYMRTDSTRISDGAKQEAGQFIQDKYGKEYIGKGTSGASGQGAQDAHEAIRPTSAFRHPDSVEAYLSKDQFKLYSLIWSRFMASEMAPAVYDTVACDLVQNDVSFRANGSKIKFTGYLRVYPDNNEKDNLLPELENGEKVKSKELTPNQHFTQPPARYTEASLIKTLEELGVGRPSTYSPTLETLIKRYYVKLEARRFEPTELGEIVNSLISEFFPDIVDPQFTANLEDELDHVEDGNKNWIDVVDAFYQPFSKDIEKADQEMEKIEIKDEPAGFDCDVCGHPMVIKLGRYGKFYACSNFPDCRNTKAIVKEIGVNCPTCKEGQVVERKSKKKRIFYGCSRYPDCDFVSWDKPVGRSCPKCDHYLVEKKKRGSKQVICSNCDYKEDVQKGDD; encoded by the coding sequence TTGGCTACAAAAAGAAAGAAAACACCTAAAAAAGATTTAGTGATTGTCGAATCACCAACTAAAGCAAAAACGATTGAGAAATACTTAGGACGTAAATATAAAGTGGTGGCAAGTAAGGGCCACTTACGTGATCTTCCTAAAAGTAAAATGGGCATCGATATTGAAAATAATTATGATCCCCATTATATTACGATTCGTGGTAAGGGAGATACGATCAAAGATCTAAAAAAAGAGGCTAAAAAAGCAAATAATATCTACTTAGCTTCTGACCCGGACCGGGAAGGAGAAGCGATTGCTTGGCACTTAGCCCATATTTTAAAATTAGATCCCGAAGAAGATATCCGGGTCACTTATAATGAAATCACCAAGGATACGGTTAAAGAAGCAATCAACAATCCACGAGCCATCGATAAGGACTTGGTGGACGCTCAGCAGGCTAGACGGATCTTAGACCGCTTGGTGGGCTATAATTTGTCCCCCATTCTATGGGCTAAGGTCAAGAAGGGTTTATCCGCTGGGCGGGTACAATCTGTTGCCTTGAAAATGGTCGTTGACCGCGAAGAGGAAATCCGTAACTTTGTGCCTGAAGAATATTGGAGCATTGAAGGGGTATTTCAAAAAGGAAAAGAAACTTTCAAGGCAAATGCTTCCAAATTTAAGGGTAAAAAAATTGATTTAAAAAATGAAGATGATGTTAAAGCCTTAATGGCTAATATCAGCAGTGATCAATTTGAAGTTCAAAACTTGACCAAAAAACAAAGAAAACGTAATCCCCAAAAACCTTTTACGACTTCTTCCCTCCAACAAGAAGCTTCCAAACGTTTACGCTTTAGAACACGAAAGACGATGATGGTTGCCCAACAGTTATATGAAGGGATTAAATTAGGCAGTGAAGGGACAGTGGGTTTAATTACCTACATGCGTACAGACTCCACCCGGATCTCTGATGGTGCTAAACAAGAAGCCGGCCAATTTATCCAAGACAAATACGGTAAGGAATATATCGGTAAGGGGACCAGTGGTGCTAGTGGACAAGGTGCCCAAGATGCCCATGAGGCGATTAGACCGACATCTGCCTTTCGTCATCCCGATAGCGTTGAAGCTTATCTCAGTAAAGATCAGTTCAAGCTGTATAGCCTTATTTGGTCTCGTTTTATGGCTAGTGAAATGGCGCCAGCCGTCTATGATACAGTAGCCTGTGATCTGGTTCAAAATGATGTGAGCTTTCGGGCGAACGGATCAAAAATTAAATTTACTGGTTACCTCAGAGTTTATCCCGATAATAATGAAAAGGATAATCTCTTGCCAGAACTAGAAAACGGTGAAAAGGTAAAGAGTAAAGAATTAACTCCTAACCAACATTTCACCCAACCACCAGCTCGCTATACTGAAGCGAGCTTAATTAAGACTTTAGAAGAATTAGGGGTTGGCCGTCCTTCTACTTACTCACCAACTTTAGAAACCCTGATTAAGCGCTACTATGTTAAATTAGAAGCTAGACGCTTCGAACCCACTGAATTAGGTGAGATTGTTAATAGTTTAATTTCTGAATTTTTCCCTGATATCGTTGATCCTCAATTTACCGCTAACTTGGAAGATGAATTAGACCATGTGGAAGATGGTAATAAGAATTGGATAGACGTCGTTGATGCTTTCTATCAACCTTTTAGCAAGGATATTGAAAAAGCTGACCAAGAAATGGAAAAAATCGAAATTAAAGACGAACCAGCAGGGTTTGATTGTGACGTCTGTGGTCATCCAATGGTTATCAAATTAGGACGTTATGGGAAGTTTTATGCATGTAGTAATTTCCCTGATTGCCGTAATACTAAAGCCATTGTTAAAGAAATTGGCGTGAATTGCCCAACCTGTAAGGAAGGACAAGTTGTCGAACGGAAATCGAAGAAAAAACGGATCTTTTACGGTTGTTCCCGCTATCCTGATTGTGATTTTGTCTCCTGGGATAAACCTGTGGGCCGTTCCTGTCCTAAATGTGACCATTACTTGGTTGAAAAGAAAAAACGCGGCTCTAAACAAGTGATTTGTAGTAATTGTGACTATAAAGAAGATGTCCAAAAAGGCGATGATTAG
- a CDS encoding tyrosine recombinase XerC, protein MTFESYRKRLKEYIKDEKHYSDQTLKAYLSDFDEFISFISDELLISDFKQLSYRDIRLYLSHLQRKGLSRKSLARHLSSLRTAFNRFLDQGLVDDNPFTYVQAAKTGLKLPDFFYEAELDPLFEAAKGPRALDKRNIALLEFLYATGARVSECTNLTIKQVDLKNSIVLLHGKGSKDRYVPFGSYCKKALEEYLEAGRPDLLKGYNHDYVFVNNRGEALTPSGVTYILNDLVKKSASNLDIHPHKLRHSFATHLLNHGADIRTVQELLGHSSLSSTQIYTHMSKESLRNNYLKYFPRAKHSDVHKEDKE, encoded by the coding sequence ATGACTTTTGAAAGTTATCGAAAAAGGTTAAAAGAATATATAAAAGATGAGAAACATTACAGTGATCAGACCTTAAAGGCCTATTTAAGTGATTTTGATGAGTTTATCTCTTTTATTAGTGATGAACTATTAATAAGCGATTTCAAGCAGTTAAGTTACCGAGATATTCGCCTCTATTTAAGTCATCTGCAAAGAAAGGGCCTGAGTCGTAAAAGTTTAGCTCGGCATTTAAGTAGCTTGAGAACTGCTTTTAATCGTTTTCTTGACCAAGGCCTGGTTGATGACAATCCTTTTACCTATGTTCAAGCGGCTAAAACGGGACTAAAATTACCCGATTTTTTTTATGAAGCTGAGTTAGATCCCTTGTTTGAGGCGGCTAAGGGGCCGCGAGCCCTGGATAAGCGAAATATAGCGCTGTTAGAATTCTTATATGCGACTGGTGCTCGGGTGAGTGAATGTACGAATTTGACCATAAAGCAAGTGGATCTAAAAAATTCCATTGTCTTACTGCATGGCAAGGGGAGCAAAGATCGCTATGTTCCTTTTGGTTCCTATTGTAAAAAGGCGCTGGAGGAATACTTGGAAGCTGGCCGACCTGATCTCTTAAAGGGCTATAATCATGACTATGTCTTCGTTAATAATCGGGGAGAAGCCTTGACTCCATCAGGTGTGACTTATATTTTGAATGATTTAGTCAAAAAAAGCGCCAGTAACCTGGATATTCATCCCCATAAATTACGCCATTCTTTTGCTACCCATCTCCTTAATCATGGAGCTGATATAAGGACAGTACAAGAATTATTAGGGCACTCAAGTTTATCTAGTACGCAAATTTATACCCATATGTCAAAAGAATCTTTAAGAAATAATTATTTAAAATACTTTCCAAGAGCTAAGCATAGTGATGTACATAAGGAGGACAAAGAATGA
- a CDS encoding GTP-sensing pleiotropic transcriptional regulator CodY, whose amino-acid sequence MIAESVEGVLEKIRDINKVIREGNIYDDEMADFPFQKLVRYLAENLKANAYLVSVEGELLGYFAIYEEINSERTEAMMEAHQLDPNYLEIISPIQETKSNIPTSDDRTILALEFRDKFNKGMTTIIPIYGNTTKLGYLILARPYEDFNCYDLILGEYVGTVLAMEMVFIKRRRQEEKEQKKQVVDSAIRSLSYSELNALYVIFKDLEEPRTRITASKIAKEENITRSVIVNALRKMESAGVFTSRSLGMKGTHIDTQSKENLEYLKKRLAEEV is encoded by the coding sequence ATGATAGCTGAATCGGTAGAGGGCGTTTTAGAAAAAATTAGAGACATTAATAAGGTTATCCGTGAAGGGAATATTTATGATGATGAGATGGCAGATTTTCCCTTTCAAAAGTTAGTCCGTTATTTAGCGGAAAATTTAAAGGCCAACGCTTATTTAGTTTCTGTTGAAGGAGAATTATTGGGGTATTTTGCCATTTATGAGGAAATCAATAGTGAGCGGACCGAAGCGATGATGGAAGCCCACCAGTTAGATCCCAATTATTTAGAGATTATCTCACCGATCCAAGAAACCAAGTCAAACATTCCAACTTCAGATGACCGGACGATCTTGGCCTTGGAATTTCGTGATAAATTCAACAAAGGCATGACCACCATTATCCCTATCTATGGTAATACCACCAAATTAGGTTATTTAATCCTAGCTCGTCCCTACGAAGACTTTAACTGCTATGACCTGATTCTTGGTGAATATGTGGGGACGGTTCTAGCTATGGAGATGGTGTTTATTAAACGCCGTCGTCAAGAAGAAAAAGAACAGAAAAAACAAGTGGTGGATTCAGCAATTCGCTCGCTTTCTTATTCGGAATTAAATGCCTTATATGTTATTTTTAAAGACCTAGAAGAGCCACGTACCCGCATTACAGCCTCTAAAATTGCTAAAGAAGAGAATATTACCCGCTCTGTGATTGTGAATGCCCTACGAAAAATGGAATCTGCTGGGGTATTCACTTCCCGCTCTTTAGGGATGAAAGGGACCCATATTGATACTCAGAGCAAAGAAAACCTCGAGTATTTGAAAAAGCGTTTAGCGGAAGAAGTTTAA
- the plsY gene encoding glycerol-3-phosphate 1-O-acyltransferase PlsY, producing the protein MIINLIFLFISYLLGSIPFGVVIGKYLYHKDIRGVGSGNIGTTNAFRAFGPKGGLLVFLCDMVKGMLPVLIANYSSHFTDIDSVLFGLAAILGHTFSLFLHFKGGKAVATSFGVGLALAPLASLGGIAVFFIVLYLFRMVSLASIIAMVAASIISFHYAIPIRVLILFITLLIIFRHKDNIRRILAGKEAKVPFGLGYKKNKQ; encoded by the coding sequence ATGATAATTAATCTTATCTTCCTATTTATTTCATATCTACTAGGCTCAATTCCATTCGGTGTAGTGATCGGTAAGTATCTTTACCACAAAGACATTCGGGGTGTGGGCTCAGGAAATATAGGTACGACCAACGCCTTTCGTGCCTTTGGTCCCAAGGGAGGCTTATTGGTATTCCTGTGTGATATGGTAAAGGGAATGCTACCGGTTCTTATTGCTAATTACAGTTCTCACTTTACTGATATTGATAGCGTGCTTTTTGGTTTAGCGGCTATCTTAGGCCATACCTTTTCACTTTTTCTCCACTTCAAAGGTGGAAAAGCCGTAGCAACCAGTTTTGGCGTAGGCTTAGCTCTGGCCCCCCTGGCTTCCTTAGGAGGGATTGCTGTATTTTTCATTGTTCTCTATCTTTTTAGAATGGTTAGTTTAGCTAGCATCATAGCCATGGTGGCAGCTTCTATTATTTCTTTTCATTATGCTATTCCGATTAGGGTTTTGATCTTATTCATTACCCTTCTAATCATTTTCCGCCACAAAGATAATATTAGACGCATTCTAGCTGGTAAAGAAGCTAAAGTGCCATTTGGCCTGGGATACAAGAAAAATAAACAATAA
- a CDS encoding IS30 family transposase, translating to MKHSNTKPRSYTHLSAEKRGIIQAMHQEGHKQKEIADAVGVNQCTISRELKRGKTRQMNYDHTYVDVYLAETGSRVYKDNRSNSKARGALYGKSNFIKAFEEALLTPKEDRIFSVDTFIHDYRRKHPLERVPCTKTMYKYINLGLLNVRNIDLPMKTRIRPRKQPSEPRGTNKKVFGKSIDQRCPDVLSREEFGHWELDLVIGKKTKGEPCLITLVERKTRKFLTKKTWKWDADSIVKSVKKVILKEGQACFKTLTTDNGSEFSKLSQLEYALKDLEVFFAHAYSAWEKGSNERHNRMLREFLPKGTSFKKLTYQELAHYTNTINNRFRKVLDYQTPNDCYNLEVAKLQETLKEAG from the coding sequence ATGAAACATTCTAACACGAAACCTAGATCATATACACACCTTTCTGCAGAAAAACGCGGAATTATCCAAGCAATGCACCAAGAAGGACATAAACAGAAAGAGATTGCTGACGCCGTTGGCGTCAATCAATGCACCATATCTCGTGAACTAAAACGTGGAAAAACACGTCAAATGAACTATGATCATACCTACGTTGATGTCTATCTTGCAGAAACTGGCTCGCGTGTTTATAAAGATAATCGGTCAAATTCTAAAGCCAGAGGCGCTTTGTATGGAAAATCTAACTTCATTAAAGCCTTTGAGGAAGCCTTACTGACACCTAAAGAAGACCGTATTTTCAGTGTTGATACGTTTATTCATGATTACCGCAGAAAACACCCTTTAGAAAGAGTTCCTTGCACCAAAACCATGTATAAATATATCAATCTTGGTTTATTAAATGTGAGGAATATTGATCTTCCTATGAAAACAAGGATTCGTCCAAGAAAACAACCTAGTGAACCGCGTGGGACGAATAAAAAGGTATTTGGAAAAAGCATTGATCAGCGATGCCCAGACGTCCTTTCAAGAGAAGAATTTGGTCACTGGGAGCTTGACCTCGTGATAGGAAAGAAGACTAAAGGAGAGCCATGTCTTATTACTCTAGTTGAACGGAAAACGCGAAAATTCCTCACCAAGAAGACTTGGAAGTGGGATGCAGATTCCATTGTAAAATCGGTTAAAAAGGTGATTCTTAAAGAGGGTCAAGCGTGTTTTAAAACCTTAACGACCGATAACGGCAGTGAATTTTCTAAACTATCTCAGCTTGAGTATGCTCTGAAGGATTTGGAAGTCTTTTTCGCCCATGCCTATTCAGCTTGGGAAAAAGGCAGTAATGAGAGACATAATCGCATGTTAAGAGAATTCTTGCCCAAAGGGACAAGCTTTAAAAAGCTGACATACCAGGAACTCGCACACTATACGAATACAATAAATAATCGCTTTAGAAAGGTCTTAGATTATCAAACCCCTAACGACTGTTATAACCTAGAAGTTGCGAAACTTCAGGAAACGCTTAAAGAAGCAGGCTAA
- the parE gene encoding DNA topoisomerase IV subunit B — protein sequence MAKNSKATYDESSIQILEGLEAVRKRPGMYIGSTDNRGLHHLVYEIVDNSIDEALAGYCDEISVTIHEDNSVTVTDNGRGMPIGKHSSGKPTVEVILTVLHAGGKFSESAYKTSGGLHGVGSSVVNALSDSLEVTVYRDNKKYYQSFSQGGKPHKPKLTSHKSKQTGTSIHFHPDPKIFGATEFNSDTIKEQLREKAFLTKSLAIHFTDEKNASQESFHYEDGLVEFIHYLNENKEVLQEVTYIEDKDKSSNIEMELAFQYNDGYSETILSFVNNVRTPDGGTHETALKTGMTKAFNEYARKVNLIKPKEKNLEGSDVREGFTAVISVRIPEEILQFEGQTKGKLGTPQARLAVENMVNTHLSIYLLENGEIAQMLVRKALKARQAREAARKAREESRHGKKGKSKETLLSGKLTPAQSKNTKKNELFLVEGDSAGGSAKLGRDRKFQAILPLRGKVLNTEKASLTDILKNEELNTIIHTVGAGVGPEFDIHDSNYDKVIIMTDADTDGAHIQVLLLTFFYRYMRPLIEAGKVYIAMPPLYKLSRGKGKNEKIAYAWTDEELAQETKKIGKGYTLQRYKGLGEMNADQLWDTTMNPESRTLIRVTLDDLSQAEKRVSVLMGNKVEPRRDWIEDNVQFTMDEEDKLLEHANHEENDTIEASELIAQSDQVTSMSDQEGQMDLFDEGAEVNGD from the coding sequence ATGGCAAAAAATTCTAAGGCAACTTATGATGAGTCATCCATTCAAATATTAGAAGGCTTAGAAGCGGTTCGTAAGCGACCAGGAATGTATATCGGGTCAACCGATAATCGCGGCTTACATCACTTGGTCTATGAAATTGTAGACAATTCCATTGATGAAGCTTTAGCCGGCTACTGTGATGAAATTTCTGTGACCATTCATGAAGATAATAGCGTTACGGTAACTGATAATGGACGGGGAATGCCGATTGGCAAACATAGTAGTGGCAAACCAACTGTTGAAGTGATCCTGACCGTCCTTCACGCGGGGGGAAAATTTAGCGAAAGTGCTTATAAGACCTCTGGAGGGCTCCACGGAGTAGGATCTAGTGTAGTTAATGCCTTATCTGATTCCTTAGAGGTTACGGTTTACCGGGATAATAAAAAGTATTATCAAAGCTTTAGTCAGGGCGGTAAGCCGCATAAACCTAAGTTAACCAGTCACAAAAGTAAGCAGACTGGAACCAGTATTCACTTTCACCCCGATCCTAAGATCTTTGGTGCAACGGAATTTAATAGTGACACCATTAAAGAACAATTAAGGGAAAAGGCCTTTTTAACTAAAAGCTTAGCGATTCATTTTACTGATGAAAAAAATGCTAGCCAGGAAAGCTTTCACTATGAAGATGGTCTGGTCGAATTTATTCATTATTTAAATGAAAATAAAGAAGTACTCCAAGAGGTCACTTATATAGAAGACAAGGATAAAAGTTCTAATATCGAAATGGAATTAGCCTTTCAATACAATGATGGCTATTCTGAGACCATCTTATCCTTTGTTAACAATGTTCGTACGCCAGATGGCGGGACCCATGAAACGGCTTTAAAAACCGGGATGACTAAGGCCTTCAATGAGTATGCCAGAAAGGTTAATCTGATAAAGCCAAAGGAGAAAAATCTAGAAGGGTCAGATGTTCGTGAGGGCTTTACAGCGGTCATCTCTGTTAGGATTCCTGAAGAAATTTTACAGTTTGAAGGACAAACCAAGGGAAAATTAGGAACTCCGCAAGCGCGCTTAGCCGTAGAAAATATGGTCAACACCCATTTATCGATCTATTTATTAGAGAACGGCGAAATTGCCCAAATGCTAGTTCGTAAGGCCCTAAAAGCGCGCCAGGCCCGAGAAGCAGCTCGTAAGGCTAGGGAGGAAAGTCGCCATGGCAAAAAAGGTAAGAGCAAAGAAACCTTACTTTCCGGTAAGCTCACTCCCGCTCAGAGTAAAAATACCAAGAAAAATGAGCTCTTCTTGGTCGAAGGAGATTCTGCGGGAGGTTCCGCCAAGCTAGGGCGAGACCGTAAATTCCAAGCTATCCTTCCCTTAAGAGGGAAGGTTTTGAATACGGAAAAGGCGAGCCTAACTGATATCTTAAAAAATGAAGAACTAAACACGATTATCCATACGGTAGGTGCAGGCGTGGGGCCAGAGTTTGATATCCATGACTCTAACTATGATAAAGTGATCATCATGACCGATGCGGATACTGATGGGGCCCATATCCAAGTCTTACTATTAACTTTCTTTTACCGCTATATGCGCCCCTTAATTGAAGCGGGCAAGGTTTATATTGCTATGCCGCCTTTGTATAAACTTTCCCGAGGCAAGGGCAAGAATGAAAAGATTGCTTATGCCTGGACGGATGAAGAACTTGCTCAAGAGACTAAAAAAATTGGTAAGGGCTATACCCTCCAGCGTTATAAAGGTTTGGGAGAAATGAATGCTGACCAATTATGGGATACCACCATGAATCCTGAAAGTCGGACCCTAATCCGTGTCACCCTCGATGACTTATCGCAAGCTGAAAAAAGGGTATCCGTCCTGATGGGAAATAAAGTCGAGCCACGGCGAGATTGGATCGAAGATAATGTTCAATTTACCATGGATGAAGAGGATAAGTTATTGGAACATGCCAATCATGAAGAGAACGATACGATCGAAGCTAGTGAATTAATCGCTCAATCGGACCAAGTCACAAGTATGAGTGATCAGGAAGGGCAAATGGATTTATTTGATGAAGGAGCTGAAGTGAATGGCGATTGA
- the parC gene encoding DNA topoisomerase IV subunit A, with protein MAIDIQELSLDEVMGDRFGRYSKYIIQDRALPDIRDGLKPVQRRILYAMYHDGNTSDHAFRKSAKTVGNVIGNYHPHGDSSVYKAMVRMSQDWKNRMPLIDMHGNNGSMDGDPAAAMRYTEARLSKLADELLKDLNKDTVDTILNFDDTEEEPVVLPAGFPNLLVNGSQGISAGYATEIPTHNLGEVIDAVNYYIDHPKAKVETLMKYLPGPDFPTGGIIQGKDQLIKAYKTGRGKVVVRAQTEVESLKAGRKQIVITELPFEVNKADLVRKMDELRLNRSIDGVLEVRDESDRSGLRIIVELKKDADADQILQYYFKHTNLQINYNFNMVAINKQRPEQVGLIAIIQAYIDHRKDVVSRRTQYDLNKAQSRRHIVDGLIKAISILDQVIAIIRNSSDKKDAKNNLISEYQFSQAQAEAIVTLQLYRLTNTDITALQEEKLSLNEAINQYQAILSDEAILMKLIQSELKAIKKAYATDRLTKIEAEVEEIKIKKEFLIPDEEVVTVVTRGGYIKRSSLRSYQSSNFSDLGLRDGDHVLYLASHSTLDNLVFITNKGNYIFQPVYEMQELRWKDLGEHLSQRIPIASDEKIIQVYPYDKDSQDTIVLATREGMIKQSKLSELKKIRGHKNKASQIMPLANPLDEVVNCYLVNKQNDKQSGEVILFTALGFSLRYQISEINTVGLRAKGVISINLKDQDQVVNFVYQDQVDEDQQILLATQRGYMKRIRWRDIQTMTRAKRGLMVLREVKSKPHRLVQALEVESTQEVYELYTSNGELSQIKAVDVPLHERYSNGSQIVDEGRFGELLNVIPLYRKDPEK; from the coding sequence ATGGCGATTGACATTCAAGAATTAAGCCTTGATGAAGTGATGGGCGATCGTTTTGGTCGTTATTCCAAATATATTATTCAAGATCGCGCTTTGCCTGATATCAGGGATGGACTCAAACCCGTCCAACGGCGTATTTTATATGCCATGTACCATGATGGGAATACTTCAGACCATGCTTTTAGGAAGTCTGCTAAAACTGTCGGGAATGTGATTGGTAATTACCACCCCCATGGAGATAGCTCGGTTTATAAAGCCATGGTGAGAATGAGTCAAGACTGGAAGAACCGCATGCCCCTAATTGACATGCATGGGAACAATGGGTCCATGGACGGCGACCCTGCGGCAGCCATGCGTTATACTGAAGCGCGCTTATCTAAGCTGGCCGATGAACTGCTCAAGGACTTAAATAAAGATACTGTCGATACCATCTTGAACTTTGATGATACTGAGGAAGAACCTGTTGTTTTACCTGCTGGCTTTCCCAATTTATTAGTCAATGGCTCACAAGGAATATCAGCAGGTTATGCTACTGAAATTCCCACCCACAATCTAGGGGAAGTCATTGATGCAGTCAATTACTATATTGATCACCCCAAGGCTAAGGTAGAGACCTTGATGAAGTATCTTCCTGGGCCTGATTTTCCCACTGGGGGCATTATTCAAGGAAAAGACCAGCTGATTAAAGCTTATAAAACGGGACGAGGCAAGGTAGTAGTTCGGGCACAAACGGAAGTGGAGTCGCTTAAGGCAGGCCGAAAACAGATCGTGATTACTGAGCTCCCCTTTGAGGTCAATAAGGCTGATTTGGTCCGTAAAATGGACGAATTACGTCTCAACCGAAGTATTGATGGGGTACTGGAAGTCCGTGATGAATCTGACCGATCTGGCTTACGTATTATTGTTGAACTGAAGAAAGATGCTGATGCCGATCAGATTTTACAGTATTACTTTAAACATACTAATTTGCAAATTAACTATAATTTCAATATGGTGGCCATCAATAAGCAACGTCCGGAACAGGTCGGTTTAATTGCGATTATTCAAGCCTATATCGACCACCGCAAAGATGTGGTGAGCCGCAGAACCCAATATGACTTGAACAAGGCCCAAAGCCGGCGCCATATTGTCGATGGTTTGATTAAGGCCATATCCATTCTTGACCAAGTGATTGCTATTATTCGCAACAGTTCTGATAAAAAGGATGCCAAAAATAACCTGATCAGTGAATATCAATTTTCCCAGGCACAGGCAGAAGCTATCGTCACCTTACAACTTTATCGCTTAACCAATACGGATATTACGGCTTTACAAGAAGAAAAGCTATCTCTAAATGAAGCCATTAACCAGTACCAAGCCATTTTAAGTGATGAAGCGATCTTAATGAAGTTAATTCAATCAGAATTAAAGGCCATCAAAAAGGCTTATGCTACTGACCGCTTGACTAAGATTGAAGCTGAGGTAGAAGAGATAAAAATTAAAAAGGAATTTTTAATTCCTGATGAAGAGGTTGTTACTGTAGTAACCCGGGGTGGCTATATTAAGCGATCTAGCTTAAGAAGCTACCAATCCTCTAATTTCTCTGACTTAGGCCTAAGAGATGGTGATCATGTCTTATACTTAGCTTCGCATTCAACTTTAGATAATTTAGTTTTTATTACTAATAAGGGCAATTATATTTTTCAACCGGTTTATGAGATGCAAGAACTTCGTTGGAAGGACCTTGGTGAACACCTTTCCCAACGCATCCCTATTGCTTCCGATGAGAAGATTATCCAAGTCTATCCTTACGATAAGGACAGTCAGGATACGATTGTCCTTGCTACTCGAGAAGGGATGATTAAACAAAGTAAGCTCAGTGAATTAAAGAAAATCCGGGGGCATAAGAATAAAGCGTCTCAAATTATGCCTTTAGCTAATCCTCTTGATGAGGTGGTTAATTGCTATTTAGTCAATAAGCAAAACGATAAGCAAAGTGGCGAAGTGATCTTATTTACCGCCTTAGGTTTTAGCCTGCGTTACCAAATCAGTGAAATTAATACAGTGGGTTTACGGGCTAAGGGGGTTATTTCCATCAACCTTAAAGACCAAGACCAAGTGGTTAATTTTGTCTACCAAGACCAGGTGGATGAGGACCAGCAAATCCTCCTTGCCACACAGCGAGGTTATATGAAACGGATACGTTGGCGGGATATTCAAACCATGACGCGGGCTAAGCGAGGGCTGATGGTACTGCGTGAGGTTAAATCAAAACCCCACCGCTTAGTTCAAGCTCTAGAGGTTGAATCAACCCAAGAAGTCTATGAATTATATACCAGTAATGGGGAACTAAGCCAGATCAAGGCTGTCGATGTTCCTCTACATGAACGCTATAGTAATGGCTCACAAATTGTTGATGAAGGCCGTTTTGGTGAATTGCTTAATGTCATTCCCCTCTACAGAAAAGATCCAGAAAAATAA